Genomic window (Arachis hypogaea cultivar Tifrunner chromosome 13, arahy.Tifrunner.gnm2.J5K5, whole genome shotgun sequence):
TTTCTCACaccaataattatttataataattctaaattataaaattgagttTTTAGAAAGGAACCCTTACCTCGACAAATCGAAACCATAACCCAAATGCGTCAACAGAATCTTTTCTCTCAGCCCGAAATCACTAGTAACTTCAACCACAGCTTCGCTCACTTCTGCAGCAGTAGAAACAGTCCTTACTCGCAACATGCGGCCCCGATAacttaatcctaaaaatattaatATCGTGAAAATCTTAAAATGCATAACGGGATATGAAAAGAAAAAGTTCCTAGACAAAGATACTTATTGGAACTAAGGGATACTGACTGAACCAAATGACAGAAGCTTCAACGGTGGTCCCAGCGGCCACAGAACCATTCTCGGTGGCTAGAGGTGCGGCGACGATGGCATCAGCGGCAGCGGAGCTCCATTTGTGGAAGAAATAGCCCTCTTCACAGCACCGTTTCACGTGCTTCTCTCTCACAAGCAGCAATGACAACCGGCGTCTTCAGTGACAATGGAGGCACAGCGGCAACGCTTCGTCTCCAACGGGGCTTGATGGCGACGATGCCCAGCACGACGATGGCGACCCTGACCAGCATCAACGACGGCTACGCGATGGCTCCATCTTTGACGGTGGCAGAACGACGAAGCTCCAGTGGCGAGGGAGGCAAGGTGAGGCAACTGGGTGACACTGGCGAGACAGAACGACAACCCAGCAACGGCGGCTCCCTCTCGCGCATCCTAGCTCACGCTCGCCTCTCTCTCCCCTGGCTCCTTCCACAAACGCTCTCTCTCCCTCCACGGTCCGACAATGTCGTGGCAGTGGCGGTAAGGCCAGGCACGTCGGCGCAGTCTTTcacccttctcttctcttcttctctgatcctcttcctctctcccgtgtgtgtgtgtgtgtgcttaCTGATGGAATAAGGGAAATGGAAAAAAAGGGGTGTGCGGTAGGAAAGGGAGAAAAAGTTAGGGTTAGGTCAAAATTaggtttagaattttaatttggggattttgggtttaatttgagtaaggtaattttaataaaattgggacatagaatataaattttgaaatctaatttaatgCTTAAAATTTCTTAAGAATATTTTTGGTTGtattaaaatactaattgatttgaaatcaattactctaattaaaattataatataatataattaattttctttattcctaAAACTTCAAGTATTAAATtgtaaaaatatcaattatttaaattaagtcatataaaatttttattatttcataactactaatattataatttaattacaaaaaataactcatTAATGATAAAActggataaaaattttaatttatttcaaatttaattaatcaaaacttgttttaattatctttaataaaaaaattttctgaaattaatgctataaataaataattgaatttaaaattagtttataataaaattttcaaaagttctgggtcttacaccaCTCTCTCCAATCCTCACCCAAATTTTCACTACTCACCTTTTAACCCACAACAACaccaactatttttttaatttcaaaaaaatcaagcAAAACTAACACAGAGAAATAAGTGgtacagaaattcaaattcaaaattcatcatCAATAATAATACGATTTTCAAATTCAAGATAGAAAAATCAAGAATCCAATCCTTCAAACTCGACAATAAGAGAGAGAAAACGCAAAGAAGAGATAGAGAAAAcatagagaagagagagagagaatgtagagagagagagagtcaaaATTGCTGCCACCACTGGTCTCCAAAACTGATGCCggaaaaaaaagaggaaagggagatCTGAAACCTCTTTCTGACTCCTTCTTTTTGCACTACTCCCTCCTTTCttccttttacttgattttctaaatttcaatttgttcttcattttttttatttcttctaattttttttttgtatcatttttctttgattttctttctCGTTGTCTCTATTGTTGTCGATTTTAGACAGAGTTAAGATTTTGTTTGTGATAGTTTGTTGTagtaattaaagaaaagaaagggTTGAAATAGTGGTGTGATAGAGGTGATAGTAGTGTTAAAGGTGGGGAAGAAATAGCAGAAAAAAAATGGAAGGCagaaacagagagagagagatagtgaTTGTGGTGGTGGTAATGGTGATGGTGATAGAAGATAGTAAGGATAAAAttgttatataattaatattttatgtgaaaagaatgattttaaaacGATTTCTAACGTTAAGTGATGCCAAAATTTATATAAAGTATAAATAAACCTATAAAAAAAAAGGGATTGTTACTAATTTTTAACTATCTAACAATCTAATACCCCAAGaccaaaataaaacaaattctaacacacaaatttaattttgatatttaaaaaatttttataaaatgatTCAATTAGATTTacacatttaaatatttttaagtactaaatttaaaaactaattatctttattgatataaaaatacACGATTAATTGTCAATAAAACTCTtttacatgaaaattaaattttaataatatctttaattattttataaattgtcaTTCCTGTGTTTAAGCTTGTCTATTTTTAATGTTAGGGGTTGCCTACCGTCTTTCCATTGCCAATTTCTCACCTTTATTTGTTgcattatattatttttcttcgcAAAATTTACCTGTAACAGCGATAGATTTTCAATACACATTGCATTGCAGTCTTATATACCTGCATTATATCATTGATTCTTTTCTATTAGGTTGGTGATCCATCCTTAGAATGGGTCCAAGCCACGTGCCTACTGTAGAAAATCAAAGTGATGCAACAAtcccaaaaaagaaaaatcaaaatcaaagtgaTGCAGCACTTACTAACTACAACAAAGTCATCATGTATCTTTTAATATTGGATGCTAATCTCGGTTGTTGAGGCAACCTTACCATAATTTTTCTTAATTCAAAGGTTCATGCTTCTAAGTGCAAGCAACCTAAGCAAGATTGTGTCTTTCGAATATGAAATTTCTAGCATATTCTACTGATTCACAATGATATCATCGCATTCCCAATTTGCATGATTCATGGTTAGACACACATTCATCCCTTGTACCGTTATTCCAAGTAAAATCTACATACACATCATGATGACTCTAAAAAAAGGCTATTGATTGGAAAACGATTTTCAGTTGTGCAAATAACACtagataaaatcataaaaatatcaaaGTCCTAGAAGAGTGCACACCTTTTCTATTGTCTAACTTTTAGTGGCTATAATTTATGCGTCATAAATTTACACAAAAGCACTCCAAACCTTGGTTTATCTATGGTGTTATACATTAAAATTCAACACTAAAGACCAGTTTGTCTAACATATAGCACAAGCATTTGGGTTTTCTTCAGCAGAAGGAACATAATAGTTTGTGGTCATATAAGGGTTATATCCTCTATAGAGCTTGACAAACTCAGCAGTTTGTTCATTTATATCTTTCTTCTTATTCTTGTcatcttctttcttcttattATTGTTGTCATCATCTTTTTTACCCTCCTCTTTCTTATTCTCAGGCTCTTTTGCTGGCCCCACAGTTAAGATTTCTGTGTGCCAAGTTTTTCTGAGCTTGCTCACCACTTGAACGGGGTCTATGTCACCCACTACAGTTAGCTTCCTCTCCTTCATATCCATGGCGATTGAGTCAATGCCTGCACAAGTTCATACAAATTATTCTAGTCTTGAGatgattaaatatataataacgcTATAATTTGTCAAAATTATGGATTAAAAGAATTGTGTTAATAAATGAGCGAAACGTAGGTTACAGATATCCAGTACCTGAAAGGCTAGAAACCATTTTCATTGCCTTCTGCTTGGCTTTATCATCGTACAAATCCAATTTCAGTACCATTTTCTGCAACATAGGGGACACAATAACTAAAACTAATTCAGACACGGTATGTAAGTTTTACCTTTCTTTCTTTTGGTGAattgttttactttcttgttgaATAAGCCAAGGACGAGCTAGtgaaagaacaaatgggtaactAGCTTGTAACTTAATTACTACGGTTTATAAATTAACTTGCTgaaacaaagaaggaagaaagagacAGGAACCAATCAAATAAAGATACTGTGAATAACAGAGTGGAGAGCGATATCAAACTCATTCTTTGGTCATTGTTTTGGTGAAAACGAATCAGAAAGAGAAATAAGTTCATCAAAACGTAAAATAATGTTTATATCGAAAACAGAACATGATGAACTCTCATATAGTAATTGACTTGTTATGTCACCCAACGAAGGGAATCTCACCTTCATTTTCACTTGGGTCCCAAAATTATATTTTGAGAGAGAAATGGAAGGAAGGAGCAGAGGGATTAGACGCAAATGCAATGCATCTTTTGCTTGATTATTGATGGACAGAGTAAGGTACGCGAGAGGGATGAACTTGCTAATGCTAACAACGTTTAGTACAAATATAAATCCAAAGCATGTAATACAAACatcttattataataataataataacagtaagGAATAGTAGTTAATTGCTTGTTCTAGAGAGAGCATATGACAGTTGACCAGGAACAATTCAACCACCGACGTAAGGGGTCGGGCTTGGGTGATATATATCCACTAGCCCTTGCAGCGAAGGCCGAATACACACACGTTCAAAATCACATACTACCCAGCCTTCCGAGACAAGAAAGGATAAGCTCGATACATGCCTCTTCATGTAATTCTAAAGCGATAAttcaaccaacaaaaaaaaaaaactaattatatatatatgagatcTATTGTGCCTATACATACAATGGCTACGACAGCCATGAACTTTATAAGAACAACACCTGGCTGGAATTTATGATtttctatctatatctatatttatCTATAATCTATAATAAATAGAAGACTAACGAGGTGCATGCTTATGTGAAATTTTTTGgtgttttagaatttttttaaattgaaaatataattgGTTGTGGATTAAGGGAAAAAAAGAAGTCTTTATCAGAGAAATCAAgggacaaattaaaaaattagataacTTGTAGGTTAAAGAATCATTGGACAAATTGGAAAATTAAATGACTTGTGAATtgacagaaattatttttatattggtTTGGTTTTAGTGATGTGCAGGTGAGTGGTGCTAGCAGGTGTTGTATGCACAGGTGGTAGACCAAAACTTCTCGCAATGGAGGAGAAACGAGTGCGAGAAGCCAGGGAAGTGACGTATGTCCCGGGGCCAGTTTGGGTTTCTCCCTCTCCTACAAAGGGCATCCCATGAACTGCGAGAAGCATGGAAGGGAGACACGCGTCCACCATGCATGTAGCGTGAAATAGTCCCCCACCTTCCAAGCCTTATAGAAATGTGATCTTCTTCCTTTTCGCAGCGTACGTGCATAAATCCGAGTAACTTTTTCATTCTGTCTATGGCCGAGTCTAGTATAGATAGTGTGAATAGTGAATTTTGTGCTAGTGTTGAGAGTTTTAATTGTAGATAAAAGAGTGACATAAcgagatttaattattaatatttgaagtgtaattttaacaaaaaataatacgaaatttaattatataaggaGAAGATATTGATGCGCATTTAAGTCATTTTTGATATGCAAGTTATTTATTATGTTGTTAAATTATTTATATGCATGTGTATTTCTTTTATTACAttgaatttttttactatttttgcaTGTTAACAATGATAGACTACGAATAATTAAGTGTTCTTGTATGGATATCTGAAGGGGGAGTTCGGCTCCTGGAAATCGACGCCGAGTTGTTATTTTCGGTGTCGATCTTTGAGTCTTGGGGAAGTCCGAGTTTCACTCCAAGGGGATGTCCAATTGCGCAGAACGTGAGTAAGAAAtaaggggggagtgtacctgcaaagacactccgaaacttaagttagtattgagaattcaatgtgtcCTCTAGGAATAGAAGACCATACCTTTTATGAGTGAAGATGGACATATCGGTTATGTTTCCGTTTCATCATCTGAATTGAAGAGTAATAATTGGGTGATAAAATCTAATCGGACGTTTCGTTTCTAAGATGTCCGCTGAGATTATTTGAACTGCCGAACTATAACGTCAGCTTGCCGAGTATTAACATGGATAATGCCGAGTTATGATAGATAATGCCGAGTTATGATGTTGGATTTGTAACGGCTGGATCATAGTTCCTAAGCTTAGCCTGGAAAAGTgttttaatgaagcaggttgagcttttaatgaAGCATAAGTCGGCCATTGAGTAGGTGCATAACTTCGGTAGATGGGTTAGGTTTAGAGCCCCCAGTTCAATAtgcttaattaaaaaatttgaaaagataaaagaatGGAAAAAGTGACagtttttaatgaggagagagaaaagtaaTGATGGCATTAAGTGGTTTTGTCATTTCCAATATTTCCCAAGGCGGTTTGATGTGATTAGTAGTGGGAATAGTGAAAATGAATCGGTTATGTAACTCTTGGTTAACTGCATTGGAAAACCAAGAGTTGGGTTTGCAAATCATTTTGACGTTTTGAGATAAAGTTGGGTTTGAAAGTTCCAGAGAAAAGAGAATGAGTAAAAGAGGTATGTGGTAGATTTTTCTACTCTTTTCTGCTTCATTGAGTTTCtgtgtttgtttttctgtttctGGTTTTGTTGCTAATGGGGTTTGAGAAGGACAAGAAGGGGAGGATAGATTGGTCGTATGATTGGGTTAATGAAGATGTGAGTAGTCGAGTGTCTCTGTTTTGTGACTCTGATGCCATTAAAGAAATAGATTTGAAAAAGGTAGTGAGAGTAGGCTCTGGGATACGTTTGGAGTTGTTACCTTGTTCTGCGAATGATTGTGTTTTTCATAGAGGTTGTTCTTCTGAGTTCTTCTATATGTATAGTTGTGTCTTAGAGGTGTTGAAGGTGAAGCTTCCTTTTTTCGGACTTCCAGTGCCATGTTTTGAAACAGATGAATTGTGCTGCATCTCAACTTCATCCTAATGGTTGGGCCTTCCTTCGAGGTTTTGAAGTGTTAATGGAGTATTTGGAGGAGAAACCTACATTAGAGTTGTTCTTTACGATGTTTCAGGCGAAAGGGGTGTGGAAGGGAGGTTGGGTGAATTTGAATAGCTCGCCGGGTTTTGGTATTTTCAAGCTGTATAAATCTTCGTTTAAGAACTTTAAGGAGATGTACCTCAAAGATCGGAGTGTTAAAGatgattttcctttttatttagaCGAGAACTTGTGTGAGAGGTTTCCCTTGTGGTGGTGTTTGGAACCTCAGAATATCCTCGGGTTCGAAACCATTAGTCTAAGGGTTGAGTGTGTGATTGAGTATCTGGTTGAAGCTGTTGACCGTAGGGATTTGATATCTGTTTTTGAGTTGTTACAGTGGAATGATAATAGACAGGCTATGATGGATTACTTAGGTATCCATTCTTTGTTTTTGCCCTTCTGCTTATTTTAATGTTCAGTTTTTCTTACGAAAGGAAATTGTGTTGGTGTTTTTTGTAGGAGGTAAGTATCCTGGAGTCTTTGCAGCTACGTTGAGAGCTCAGGTTAGGAGTAAGAATGTAGACAAAGAGGGATCGACCTCTAAGCCGGAGAAGGTTGCTGCTACTACAAGAGAGGTTAATCAACCTCGTCCGAGAAGGAAAATGGTCATCTTAAAGAAAAGAAAGTCGGATGTGGTTGATCTGTCCGGTGATTCGGATGATGGAGTTGATGAGCTTCCTATTGAAGAAATTCATAAGTTTATGGACAACCATAAAAAGCTTCATGTGACTACTGATCAAAGCGATGGTTTGTCCGTTTGGAGTAGATATTTTCCTTTCATGGCTGTGGTCGATGATGTTTGCCAATCATCTACTAATGTGAGCCTAGCAAGTGAGGTCGGGGATGTGGCTATTGGCCAGTATATGCAGGTagttgttatttttgttaatatatgtGTTTTGTGAATAGTTCCCTGTACTGATATTATGTGTTTTTAGGTTCTTGGTTTGAGGTTGGCTAGTTTGGATCATAGCCAAGAGGTGAAGCATAAGAAGCTAGTTGGTTGTACAGAAGATCTGAGTTctttgaaggaggagttggactCAAAGAAGGTTACGATTTCTCAGTTGGAAGCTAAGTTTGGTGCAAGTGAGAAGGAGCTGAAATTACTGAAGGAGAACTATGCCAAGGAAGTTGATgatttaaagaagaaagaagttgaTTTGACAGGTATGGAGACGAGGATGATTGAGTTGACTGCCCAAATGAAGGATTTAGAAAAAAGTAAAGAGGCTGAGATATTGGACTCCTTTGTGAAAGGTTTTGAACGAGCATCTATCCAGGCGAAGTTTTTGGTGCCAGGAGCTGATTTTTCTGAAATGGATCCGGGGAAGATAGTTCGTGATTGAGTGATGGTAGAAGATGATGGTGTTGTCGAGAAAGAGGCCAAAAATGTTGAAGAGGTTTAGGTATGattttgtttgtattttatttgttgataaacCATTTTGCTCCTAAGGTGAGCTTATGTAACTTTATTTTGCTACTGTTCATGAAGGAAAACAATTTGTGATGCTTACATGCTGTGTGCATGTTATGATTAGTAtagaatataattatattgttTTATTAGAAGTGAGTGTTATCTGGTTTGTGACTGTGGCTTAGAGCCAAATTGCTTGATATGGGTAAAACATATCATAGTGTTAGGTAAATGGTAAAGTGCCATTATTTTGATGGAGATTGGTTAATGTTAAGGAAAGGCCGAGTAGGCCGAGTTTATTGAAGTGCCGAGTAATAGGAATAGGGTTTTCTTTGATTGATAATATTCAGTGTGATCGGATTCTGCTTAATGATCGGTTGTATTTTTGATGAATTTCGAATAGTCGGTTTTCAAGTTTTGATTGGCAATCTGTTTGACTGATTAATTCCGAATAGTCGGACTCGGGGTAAGATCGGCTATTTTTTTGATTGATAGATTCCGAATGGTCAGTTTTGGAGTAAGATTGGCTTTTTGTTTGAATGATTGTTTCTGAATGGTCGGATTCGGTGTAAGATCAGCGGTATAAATAGGTTAGAAATAAATGAGAAGTATGAAATGCAAGAATATTGACTTGttgaaatatatatttatttattggagAACCTTTGATTTCAAAGGCCCAGataggctagcctcgttaaaactTCTCCAAGCAAAATTCATTGTGGGAaaaatcttggtagtaggaaaaagagtactcgCCTATCCCTGGTTTTTAACTGTAATATAACTTTAAAGATGATACATTCCAAGTATTAGGCAGATCTTTACCATCTAAGGTTTGTAATCGGTAAGCTCCATTGGCGATGACTTCTATGATTCCGTAAGGGCCTTCCCAATTAGCTGCTAGTTTGCCATGGGTTGAGGGTCTTCTAGCTTGTTTTTCTGAAGATAAGGTCGTTTAGTTGAAAAGACCTTGGGTGAAGTCTTTGGTTATATCTTCGAGCTATGTGCTATTGCATAGCTAATTGTTTGATTGCTGTGGATGATTTTACTTCTTCCAGGAGGTCGAGTTCGGATTGCCGAGCTGTTTCTTTTGTAGTATGGTCGGCCATTTCAGTGCGTAGTGAGGATTGGTAGATCTCCACGGGTATCATTGCGTCTGCACCGTAGActaatcggaagggtgtttcCTTTGTGGTTGAGTGGATGGTGGTGTTGTATCCCCATATGATCTTTGGGATAAGCTCGGCCTAGAGGCCTTTTGCATCGTCCAGTTTCTTTCTGAGAGCATGTAGTATTACTTTATTTGCAACTTCTGCTAACCTATTTGTCTGCGGGTGCTCTACTGATGAAAAATATTGTTTGATTTTCAAGTCCTGCAAAAAGGATGTGAACTTATGGTCGGCAAACTGGCGACCATTATCTGTGATAATGTGCCGAGGTATGCCGAATCGACAAATAATATATTTCCATACAAAAGAAAGCATTTGTTGTGATGTAACCTTGGCTAGAGGCTAggcctctatccattttgaaaaataatcAATTCCTACAACCAGGAATTTTACCTGCCCTGCTAATATCGGGAAAGGGCCGAGGATATCTATACCTCATTGGTTAAAGGGCCAGCTTACCTCGGAACAGTGTAGGAGTTTGGCTGGGAGATTTGTGATCGGACTGTATTTCTGACAGTTGTCACAACTTTTGACTTTTGTTTTACAATCTTGTTGTAGCATCGGCCAATATAATCGAGCTATGAGGATCCTTGAAGATAGGCTTCGGGCTCCGAGGTGTGTGCCACAGATACCCTCATGTGCCTCAGCAAGCGCAAGCTCGGCTTCTGTTCTGCAAAGACATTTTAGTAAAGGACGAGAGAATCCTCGTTTATATAGGTAGTTGTTATAAATTGTAAAGTAGGAGGCTTGTCGGCGAAAATGTCGAATGTTTTCGACATTGCCTGGCAGGATCCCTGTCCGAAGATAGTTTATGTTTGGAGCTCTCCAATCTGCATCCTGTGTTACACACAGAACATCCGTTAGTTCTATGCTAGGTTTATTCAAGGTAGATCGTGAAGGGAGGAATTATTTATTTGTGTGCTGGCGAGTTTAGAGAGTATGTCAGCTCGGCTATTGttttcccgaggtatatgttcaATCTGACATTTATGAAATTTTGAAAGTAAAGTTTGAACAATTGCTAGATATTTGGATAATAAAGGATCTTTTACTTGGTACAGGTCATTTACATGCTGAACAATTAGCGGAGAATCACCGTATACTTTAAGCTCGGCTACATTGAGATCGGAAGCTAGTCTGAGGTCGGCAATAAGGGCTTCATACTCACTCTGGTTGTTGCTTGCCTTGAAGGAAAAGTGAAGCGATTTCTCAATCACGTTACCATTTCCATTATCGAGTATGATCACGGTGCCACACCTTTGTGGTTAGAGGAGCCGTCTACATACAGAGACCATTCTGGTGAAATTTCGGCGATGTTTGGTACTGTGAATTCGGTAATAAAATTAGCCAAGAATTGGGATTTGATAGATGATCGTCCTTGGTATCGGATGTCGAACTCAGAAAGTTCGACTGACCATTTTACTAGTCGGCCAGCCAGTTCTGGTTTCTGAAGGACTTGTCGCAAAGGATGATCTGTCCGAACATGGATTACACGACTCTGGAAGTTTGGCCGAAGTCTTCTGGCCGAGAAAACAAGAGCTAGGGCCAGCTTCTTAATGCTCGAATACCGAAGTTTGACATTTTGTAATGTTTTGCTGGTAAAATAGATCGGGAACTGCTGCTTTTGCCTTTCTGCAATAAGAGCAGAGCTTATAGCCAcagataaatataagaataacGTTCCCCTTTAAGGGGGGTTTGTAAAATTGGTGGTTTTGAAAGAGTTTCTTTTATGGTTGTGAATGTTTGTTCACATTCAGTAGTCCATTGGaaagcttttttcttttttaaagtttGGAAGAAATATAAAGACTTAGAAGCTAGGCAGGGTAAGAATCTATAGAGTGCAGCAAGTCTCCCTGTCAACCGCTGGACTTCTTTGATAGTTTGTGGGCTTGTCATACCTAAAACAGCTCGGCACTTTTCTGGATTCGCCTCAATACCTCGACTAGTGAGCATGAAGCCAAGGAATTTGCCACTTTGAACGCCAAATGCGCACTTCTCAGGGTTTAGCCGCATGTTATATTTTCTGATTTGTTCGAAGATTTCTGCGAGGTCATCAAGGTGGCTATTGTCGATCTTCGTTTTGGCGACCATATCGTCAACGTAGACCTCAATGTTCTTGCTGATCTGTTTTGCGAATACTTTGTCCATTAGGCGTTGatatgttgcacctgcattcttaaggccaaacggcatgactttataacaatagtttcCATTTTCAGTAATAAAGGCTGTCTTGTTTTAATCAGATGGATGCATTTGGATCTAGTTATAGctagagtatgcatccataaagctaAGTTTTTCATAACCAGAGGCGTTATCAACTAAGCAATCAATAGATGGCAAATGATATGaatctttggggcatgctttgttgagatctgtgaaatcaacacacatgcgccatttaccgttaTGTTTTTTCACCATGACAGCATTCGCCAGCCATGTTGTGAATCTGATTTCCTGGATGAAGCCAGCGTTGATGAGCTTCTTGGTTTCTTCCAGGGAGGCTTGTTTGCGGTCATGGCCGAGGTTCCGCTTTTTTTATGCTATAGGTCGGACAGACGGATCTATTGCCAGCTTGTGGGATATGATGGATGGATCAATACCTGGCATATCAGCTGGGGTCTAAGCAAACAGGTCGACATTTTGTTGTAAAAATGCTTGGAATGAGGCCTTCCCTTTTGAGCTTAATGTGGAACCGACGTAAGTGAACTTGTCGAACTATCTGTGAAATAGATTTTATGCAAGTCTTCTGTCGGGCTTGGTCGTTCAAGGGTTCTTTCCTTGGGATCAAGGTCGGCCAGGGCTGGTAGGTCGTCTTGGTTGCCGATGTTGTGCACATGAGCTTGTATGTTTTGGTTAGGTCTTTTAAAACTGTTGTTG
Coding sequences:
- the LOC112732602 gene encoding heavy metal-associated isoprenylated plant protein 39 isoform X2, producing the protein MKKMVLKLDLYDDKAKQKAMKMVSSLSGIDSIAMDMKERKLTVVGDIDPVQVVSKLRKTWHTEILTVGPAKEPENKKEEGKKDDDNNNKKKEDDKNKKKDINEQTAEFVKLYRGYNPYMTTNYYVPSAEENPNACAIC
- the LOC112732602 gene encoding heavy metal-associated isoprenylated plant protein 39 isoform X1, yielding MLQKMVLKLDLYDDKAKQKAMKMVSSLSGIDSIAMDMKERKLTVVGDIDPVQVVSKLRKTWHTEILTVGPAKEPENKKEEGKKDDDNNNKKKEDDKNKKKDINEQTAEFVKLYRGYNPYMTTNYYVPSAEENPNACAIC